Proteins from a genomic interval of Youhaiella tibetensis:
- the hrpB gene encoding ATP-dependent helicase HrpB translates to MPLLSPLPIDAALPLLLAALEAGPFAVLVAPPGAGKTTRVPLALLDAPWRGDGRIVMLEPRRLAARAAARRMAQTLGEEVGETVGYRVRLDNKITRKTRIEVVTEGVFTRMLLDDPELTGIAAVLFDEFHERSLDGDLGLALALDAAALREDLRLLVMSATIDGARVARLLGDAPVIESEGRAFPVETRYVVPDPLARLEDQVTAATLEAMNSEPGSALVFLPGQAEITRTAERLAGKVPANTDIAPLYGQLTPAEQDRAVQPAPRGRRKIVLATSIAETSLTIEGVRIVIDSGFRRVPTYEPATGLSSLETRRVSRAAADQRRGRAGRTEPGICFRLWNEGQNSALDAFDTPEILAADLSGLALDLASWGVTDPKAMAFLDSPPAPAWSEAVTLLKGLEALDAQGRITPEGRALARLPLHPRLAHMVHCAAGENDALTAAEIAVLLGERGLGGAGIDLAHRLDRFRRESGRRAEEARNLARRWAALVGNKSGSGEDAGRHLARAYPDRVAQASGARGRFRLANGRAASLEETDALAAAPYLVVADLTGSAANGRIRAAAAIDRATIEELFAGQITSETVLAFDKGARSLRARRIRRLGALRLTEEPLAVPTSEEAARLLAAGLAETGIAALPWSKDQNALRARSTYLHQTLGDAWPDLSDPAIAQDGAATLAPYLSGHAGLADLSADDLAGFIEEVLPWARRAEMDKLLPSHFAAPSGSNLPIDYAGENGPTLEIRVQELFGLDRHPAVAGGKVPLLLVLLSPAHRPIQTTRDLPGFWRGSWKDVAKDLKGRYPKHYWPDDPLAAQATARAKPRGT, encoded by the coding sequence ATGCCGCTCCTTTCGCCGCTCCCCATCGATGCCGCCCTGCCCCTGCTTCTCGCCGCGCTCGAGGCCGGGCCGTTCGCCGTGCTCGTCGCGCCGCCGGGCGCCGGCAAAACCACTCGCGTGCCGCTGGCATTGCTCGATGCCCCGTGGCGTGGCGATGGCCGCATCGTCATGCTCGAACCCCGCCGCCTCGCCGCCCGCGCCGCCGCCCGCCGCATGGCGCAGACGCTGGGCGAGGAAGTCGGCGAAACCGTCGGCTACCGCGTCCGCCTCGACAACAAGATTACCAGGAAGACGCGCATCGAAGTCGTCACCGAAGGCGTCTTCACCCGCATGCTGCTCGACGATCCCGAACTCACCGGCATCGCCGCCGTACTCTTCGACGAATTCCACGAGCGCAGCCTCGATGGCGATCTGGGGCTCGCCTTGGCGCTCGACGCTGCCGCCCTGCGTGAAGACCTGCGGCTCCTGGTGATGTCGGCGACGATCGACGGCGCCCGGGTGGCGCGCCTCCTCGGCGATGCGCCGGTCATCGAAAGCGAAGGCCGCGCCTTCCCGGTCGAGACCCGCTATGTCGTCCCAGATCCACTGGCCCGCCTCGAAGATCAGGTGACGGCAGCCACGCTCGAGGCCATGAACAGCGAGCCCGGCTCCGCCCTCGTCTTTCTGCCCGGGCAGGCCGAGATCACCCGCACCGCGGAGCGCCTTGCCGGCAAGGTGCCCGCCAATACCGACATCGCCCCGCTCTATGGCCAGCTCACCCCAGCCGAACAGGATCGCGCCGTCCAGCCCGCCCCACGCGGCCGCCGCAAGATCGTGCTGGCAACCTCGATCGCGGAAACCTCGCTCACCATCGAGGGCGTGCGCATCGTCATCGATTCCGGCTTTCGCCGCGTCCCGACCTATGAGCCCGCCACCGGCCTCTCCTCGCTCGAAACCCGCCGCGTTTCCCGCGCCGCCGCCGACCAGCGACGTGGCCGCGCCGGCCGTACCGAACCGGGCATTTGCTTTCGCCTCTGGAACGAGGGGCAGAATTCGGCGCTCGACGCCTTCGACACGCCCGAAATCCTCGCCGCCGACCTTTCCGGGCTCGCCCTCGACCTCGCCTCCTGGGGCGTCACCGATCCCAAGGCGATGGCCTTTCTCGATTCCCCGCCCGCTCCGGCCTGGAGCGAAGCGGTGACCTTGCTCAAAGGGCTCGAGGCCCTCGACGCGCAGGGTCGCATCACGCCCGAAGGTCGAGCCCTCGCGCGCCTGCCGCTCCATCCGCGCCTCGCCCACATGGTCCATTGCGCCGCCGGCGAGAACGACGCCCTCACTGCCGCCGAGATCGCCGTCCTCCTCGGCGAACGCGGCCTTGGCGGCGCCGGCATCGACCTAGCCCACCGCCTCGACCGCTTCCGCCGCGAATCCGGCCGCCGCGCCGAGGAGGCGCGCAATCTCGCGCGCCGCTGGGCCGCCCTCGTCGGCAACAAATCCGGCAGCGGCGAAGACGCCGGCCGCCATCTCGCCCGCGCCTATCCCGATCGCGTGGCGCAGGCCTCGGGCGCGCGCGGTCGCTTCCGGCTCGCCAATGGCCGGGCCGCAAGCCTTGAAGAGACCGACGCCCTGGCCGCCGCGCCTTATCTTGTAGTGGCCGATCTCACGGGGAGCGCCGCGAACGGCCGTATCCGCGCGGCGGCCGCCATCGACCGGGCAACGATCGAGGAATTGTTCGCCGGCCAGATCACCAGCGAAACCGTGCTCGCCTTCGACAAGGGCGCCAGGAGCCTGCGCGCCCGCCGCATCCGTCGCCTGGGCGCCTTGCGTCTCACCGAGGAACCCCTGGCCGTGCCGACAAGCGAAGAGGCCGCGCGCCTCCTGGCCGCCGGACTGGCCGAAACCGGCATCGCCGCCCTGCCCTGGAGCAAGGACCAGAACGCGCTGCGCGCCCGCAGCACCTATCTGCATCAGACCCTGGGCGATGCCTGGCCCGACCTTTCGGACCCCGCCATTGCCCAGGATGGTGCCGCCACCCTCGCGCCCTACCTCTCTGGCCACGCTGGACTAGCCGACCTTTCGGCCGACGACCTAGCCGGGTTCATCGAGGAAGTGCTCCCCTGGGCCAGGCGCGCCGAGATGGACAAGCTGCTCCCCAGCCATTTCGCCGCCCCCTCCGGCTCGAACCTGCCGATCGACTATGCCGGTGAGAACGGCCCGACCCTTGAGATCCGCGTCCAGGAGCTCTTCGGGCTTGACCGCCATCCTGCCGTCGCCGGGGGCAAGGTGCCGCTCTTGCTGGTGCTGCTTTCGCCGGCTCACCGCCCCATCCAAACCACCCGAGACCTCCCCGGCTTCTGGCGCGGATCGTGGAAGGATGTCGCCAAGGACCTCAAGGGGCGCTATCCCAAGCACTACTGGCCGGACGACCCCCTGGCCGCCCAGGCGACGGCGCGCGCCAAGCCGCGCGGCACCTGA